A single genomic interval of Agromyces cerinus harbors:
- a CDS encoding LacI family DNA-binding transcriptional regulator produces the protein MMTGSIPAGHAPTLEMVAARAGVSRATVSRVVNGSPKVSPEVTEAVQAAITALNYVPNRAARSLASRRTQAIALIVPESAARVFDDPFFASIVQGAALALAGTEYTLNMLIESELDPDKTRRYLLGGNVDGALVVSHHTGDHSFAHLSRSLPLVFGGRPLGPEESSGYTVDVDNEHGAAAAAQHLVDTGRTRIATIAGPQDMPPGVDRLHGFTTVVARAGLADDLVDFGDFTAASGAAAMHRLLERAPDLDGVFAANDQMAMGALSALADAGRSVPDDVAVVGFDDDRYAATAMPPLTTVRQPSSEMGAEMARKLVRLIAGEDVEPATILPTELVVRQSG, from the coding sequence ATGATGACGGGGAGCATTCCGGCCGGCCACGCGCCGACCCTCGAGATGGTCGCGGCCCGCGCCGGCGTCTCCCGTGCCACGGTCTCCCGGGTCGTCAACGGGTCCCCGAAGGTGAGCCCCGAGGTCACGGAGGCCGTGCAGGCGGCGATCACCGCCCTGAACTACGTGCCGAACCGAGCCGCCCGCTCGCTCGCGAGCCGGCGCACCCAGGCCATCGCGCTCATCGTGCCCGAATCGGCGGCGCGCGTCTTCGACGACCCGTTCTTCGCCTCGATCGTGCAGGGTGCCGCGCTCGCCCTGGCGGGCACCGAGTACACGTTGAACATGCTCATCGAGTCGGAGCTCGACCCCGACAAGACCCGGCGCTACCTGCTCGGCGGCAACGTCGACGGTGCGCTCGTCGTCTCGCACCACACCGGTGACCACTCGTTCGCGCACCTCTCGCGCTCGCTGCCGCTCGTCTTCGGCGGGCGCCCCCTCGGACCCGAGGAGTCGAGCGGGTACACCGTCGACGTCGACAACGAGCACGGTGCGGCGGCCGCAGCGCAGCACCTCGTCGACACCGGGCGCACCCGCATCGCGACGATCGCCGGCCCGCAGGACATGCCGCCCGGGGTCGATCGACTGCATGGCTTCACCACGGTGGTCGCACGTGCCGGGCTCGCCGACGACCTCGTCGACTTCGGCGACTTCACGGCCGCCTCGGGTGCTGCGGCCATGCACCGGCTGCTCGAGCGGGCACCCGATCTCGACGGCGTGTTCGCCGCGAACGACCAGATGGCGATGGGCGCCCTCTCCGCACTCGCCGATGCCGGGCGCTCGGTGCCCGACGACGTCGCCGTGGTCGGCTTCGACGACGACCGCTACGCCGCCACCGCGATGCCGCCGCTCACGACCGTGCGGCAGCCGTCTTCGGAGATGGGCGCCGAGATGGCGCGCAAGCTCGTGCGTCTCATCGCCGGCGAAGACGTGGAGCCCGCGACGATCCTGCCGACCGAGCTCGTGGTGCGCCAGTCGGGCTGA
- a CDS encoding TetR/AcrR family transcriptional regulator has protein sequence MARPSTQEARRAALIEATYAAGRTHGLRSLSLTDVAAQAGLTRGAILYYYEDLDALLVEAHAAGVERFCDARDATIADLADPREQLAAAIDAGLPSGPDDALMSLLYEFDVLAGNSALHDELVQKLYLRQLETYRGIIAAGRASSAFSPGLPDDDLAMTFVALEDAYGLHIVGGNALMTVEKAAAAMRAVAAELGCPPLG, from the coding sequence ATGGCACGACCGAGCACCCAGGAAGCACGACGGGCCGCACTGATCGAAGCCACGTACGCGGCCGGGCGCACCCACGGGCTGCGCTCGCTGTCGCTGACGGATGTCGCGGCGCAGGCCGGCCTCACCCGCGGCGCGATCCTCTACTACTACGAAGACCTCGACGCACTGCTCGTGGAGGCGCACGCAGCCGGCGTCGAACGCTTCTGCGACGCGCGCGACGCCACCATCGCCGACCTCGCCGATCCGCGCGAGCAGCTCGCAGCGGCGATCGACGCGGGCCTGCCGAGCGGCCCCGACGACGCCCTGATGAGCCTGCTCTACGAGTTCGACGTGCTCGCCGGCAACTCGGCACTGCACGACGAGCTCGTGCAGAAGCTCTACCTGCGCCAGCTCGAGACGTACCGGGGCATCATCGCGGCGGGGCGCGCCTCGAGCGCCTTCTCCCCCGGGCTGCCAGACGACGACCTCGCGATGACCTTCGTCGCACTCGAAGACGCCTACGGGTTGCACATCGTCGGCGGCAACGCCCTCATGACCGTCGAGAAGGCAGCCGCCGCGATGCGCGCTGTCGCAGCGGAGCTCGGCTGCCCACCCCTCGGGTAG
- a CDS encoding DNA-methyltransferase produces the protein MSSDEPDRIIHADNLAVLPTLPDGRFTLIYLDPPFNTGRAQTRQSTRHVRVPPTDDAAPEASGTITGFAGKRYERIRGDLLRYDDRFDDYWGFLEPRLVEAWRLLADDGTLYLHLDYREAHYAKVLLDALFGRESFLNELIWAYDYGAKAKRKWPTKHDTILVYVKNPSAYWFDSTSVDREPYMAPGLVTPEKAELGKLPTDVWWHTIVSPTGREKTGYPTQKPEGILRRIVQASTREGDWVLDFFAGSGTTGAVAATLGRRFVLVDENPEAIAVMKGRFTDVAGVVFEQGPTGR, from the coding sequence GTGAGCAGCGACGAACCCGACCGCATCATCCATGCGGACAACCTCGCCGTGCTGCCGACGCTGCCCGACGGCCGGTTCACGCTCATCTACCTCGACCCGCCGTTCAACACCGGCCGGGCGCAGACGCGGCAGTCGACCCGCCACGTGCGCGTCCCGCCGACGGATGACGCGGCGCCCGAAGCATCCGGAACCATCACCGGGTTCGCGGGCAAGCGCTACGAGCGAATCCGCGGCGACCTGCTGCGCTACGACGACCGCTTCGACGACTACTGGGGCTTCCTCGAGCCCCGGCTGGTCGAGGCGTGGCGGCTGCTCGCCGACGACGGCACCCTGTACCTGCACCTCGACTACCGTGAAGCGCACTACGCGAAGGTGCTGCTCGACGCGCTGTTCGGGCGCGAGAGCTTCCTCAACGAGTTGATCTGGGCCTACGACTACGGCGCCAAGGCGAAGCGCAAGTGGCCGACGAAGCACGACACGATCCTCGTCTACGTGAAGAACCCGTCGGCGTACTGGTTCGACTCGACCTCGGTCGACCGCGAGCCGTACATGGCACCGGGGCTCGTGACGCCCGAGAAGGCCGAGCTCGGCAAGCTGCCGACCGACGTGTGGTGGCACACGATCGTCTCGCCGACCGGTCGCGAGAAGACGGGCTACCCGACGCAGAAGCCCGAGGGGATCCTCCGCCGCATCGTGCAGGCCTCGACCCGCGAGGGCGACTGGGTGCTCGACTTCTTCGCGGGGTCCGGCACGACCGGCGCGGTCGCCGCGACGCTCGGCCGCCGTTTCGTGCTCGTCGACGAGAACCCCGAGGCGATCGCGGTCATGAAGGGCCGGTTCACGGATGTCGCGGGGGTCGTGTTCGAGCAGGGGCCGACCGGGCGCTGA
- a CDS encoding lipoate--protein ligase family protein — MHGEYKVPGGKLVVVDFEVRDGVIVNPRVAGDFFLEPDEALGDIDAALTGLSAASDAKQIAAAITAGLRHDAVMLGFSAEAIAVAVRRAMTDATSWADYEWEIVHDAAVPPRTHLALDEVLATRVGEGRRKPTLRFWEWDESAVVIGSFQSVKNEVDPEGAEKYGFDVVRRISGGGAMMMERGNVVTYSLYVPGELVQGMSFADSYAFLDDWVLQGLRAIGIEATYQPLNDIASPLGKIGGAAQKRLGSGGVLHHVTMSYDLDNEKMLEVLRIGREKISDKGIASAAKRVDPLRSQTGLSRAAVIESLKQTFTTLYGATPGTVSADELAEAEALVESKFSTREWLYRVP; from the coding sequence ATGCACGGTGAATACAAGGTGCCCGGTGGCAAGCTCGTGGTCGTCGATTTCGAGGTGCGCGACGGGGTGATCGTGAACCCGCGCGTCGCGGGCGACTTCTTCCTCGAACCCGACGAGGCGCTGGGCGACATCGATGCCGCGCTCACGGGGCTCTCCGCGGCATCCGATGCGAAGCAGATCGCCGCGGCGATCACCGCCGGCCTTCGGCACGACGCCGTCATGCTCGGCTTCTCGGCCGAGGCGATCGCCGTTGCCGTGCGACGGGCGATGACGGATGCCACGAGCTGGGCCGACTACGAATGGGAGATCGTGCACGACGCGGCCGTGCCGCCGCGCACCCACCTCGCCCTCGACGAGGTGCTCGCGACCCGCGTCGGCGAGGGGCGCCGCAAGCCCACGCTGCGCTTCTGGGAATGGGATGAGTCGGCCGTGGTCATCGGCAGCTTCCAGTCGGTCAAGAACGAGGTCGACCCCGAGGGTGCTGAGAAGTACGGCTTCGACGTCGTGCGCCGCATCTCGGGCGGCGGCGCGATGATGATGGAGCGCGGCAACGTCGTGACGTACTCCCTCTACGTGCCGGGCGAGCTCGTGCAGGGCATGAGCTTCGCCGACTCCTACGCGTTCCTCGACGACTGGGTGCTGCAGGGGCTGCGCGCGATCGGCATCGAGGCGACGTACCAGCCGCTCAACGACATCGCGAGCCCGCTCGGCAAGATCGGCGGCGCCGCCCAGAAGCGACTCGGCTCGGGCGGCGTGCTGCACCACGTCACGATGTCGTACGACCTCGACAACGAGAAGATGCTCGAGGTGCTGCGCATCGGGCGCGAGAAGATCAGCGACAAGGGCATCGCCTCGGCGGCCAAGCGCGTCGACCCGCTCCGCTCGCAGACCGGGCTGTCGCGCGCGGCCGTCATCGAGAGCCTGAAGCAGACGTTCACGACGCTCTACGGGGCGACCCCCGGCACCGTGTCCGCCGACGAGCTCGCCGAGGCCGAGGCGCTCGTCGAGTCCAAGTTCTCGACGCGGGAGTGGCTCTACCGGGTGCCCTGA
- a CDS encoding APC family permease: MSKPNPPSGTAAPASPALDTAATTTHGGQLSRSLGVGGNVLITLSGISPASSVFILGGAALAGYGTGVFWGFALAGVISILIAFCYAELASRHPIAGGDYSLVSRVLGPASGAAVFFIGLVSLPLIIAIFALGVADYLGFALAGLDPLATALIVIVLATVTACFNIRTNAWVTGVFLFIELAALALLAVLGLVHIERPITDLLDPQALDAATGGLAPLGIAGLVLAVTQGIFSYNGYGGAVYFAEETKNAKRAIARAVLWSAVITVIAELVPLTAVLLGADSLEELFGAGLPVESFLAARAGETLTVVVLIAIALAIINAIIAIALQSGRLLFAAARDQAMPAALARSLGRVSARTSMPVAATIVMGVIALAACFVPFDVLLNATGSTLAFSYGFIALAAFVVRRSPAAAGTYRMPLWPAPPVLALIAIITIFVIGILDPAQWLSLAIAFGIVAAGYLYFVLYLRQRPGVLHLIDASDDPDDLDGSPVAAGEGRDA, translated from the coding sequence ATGTCCAAGCCGAACCCCCCGAGCGGCACCGCCGCCCCGGCATCACCCGCCCTCGACACCGCCGCGACGACGACGCACGGCGGCCAGCTCTCGCGCTCGCTCGGCGTCGGCGGCAACGTGCTCATCACCCTCTCGGGCATCTCGCCGGCCTCGAGCGTCTTCATCCTCGGCGGCGCGGCCCTCGCGGGCTACGGCACCGGCGTCTTCTGGGGCTTCGCGCTCGCCGGCGTGATCAGCATCCTCATCGCGTTCTGCTACGCAGAGCTCGCGTCGCGACACCCGATCGCCGGCGGTGACTACTCCCTCGTGAGCCGGGTGCTCGGACCGGCCTCGGGTGCGGCCGTCTTCTTCATCGGCCTCGTGAGCCTGCCGCTCATCATCGCGATCTTCGCGCTCGGCGTGGCCGACTACCTGGGCTTCGCGCTCGCCGGTCTCGACCCGCTCGCGACCGCGCTCATCGTGATCGTGCTCGCCACCGTCACGGCATGCTTCAACATCCGCACGAATGCGTGGGTCACGGGCGTGTTCCTCTTCATCGAGCTCGCGGCACTCGCCCTCCTCGCCGTGCTCGGACTCGTGCACATCGAACGACCGATCACCGACCTCCTCGACCCGCAGGCACTCGATGCGGCCACCGGAGGGCTCGCGCCGCTCGGCATCGCCGGCCTCGTGCTCGCCGTGACCCAGGGCATCTTCTCGTACAACGGCTACGGCGGCGCGGTCTACTTCGCCGAGGAGACGAAGAACGCGAAGCGCGCCATCGCCCGGGCCGTGCTCTGGAGCGCCGTCATCACGGTGATCGCCGAGCTCGTGCCGCTCACCGCCGTGCTGCTCGGCGCCGACTCGCTCGAGGAGCTGTTCGGCGCCGGACTGCCGGTGGAGAGCTTCCTCGCCGCCCGTGCCGGTGAGACGCTGACCGTCGTCGTGCTCATCGCGATCGCGCTCGCCATCATCAACGCCATCATCGCGATCGCCCTGCAGTCGGGCCGGCTGCTCTTCGCCGCCGCCCGCGATCAGGCCATGCCGGCTGCGCTCGCGCGGTCGCTCGGGCGCGTGTCGGCGCGCACCAGCATGCCGGTGGCCGCGACCATCGTCATGGGCGTCATCGCGCTGGCGGCGTGCTTCGTTCCCTTCGACGTGCTGCTGAACGCCACCGGTTCGACCCTCGCCTTCAGCTACGGCTTCATCGCGCTCGCGGCGTTCGTCGTGCGGCGCTCGCCCGCTGCCGCCGGCACGTACCGCATGCCGCTCTGGCCGGCGCCGCCCGTGCTCGCGCTCATCGCGATCATCACGATCTTCGTGATCGGCATCCTCGATCCGGCGCAGTGGCTCAGCCTCGCGATCGCGTTCGGCATCGTCGCCGCCGGCTACCTGTACTTCGTGCTCTACCTCCGGCAGCGCCCGGGCGTGCTGCACCTGATCGATGCATCCGACGACCCCGACGACCTCGACGGCAGCCCGGTCGCGGCAGGCGAAGGGCGCGACGCGTGA
- a CDS encoding amidohydrolase produces the protein MTIDLLITGARVRTFDRSQPWADAVGVEGDRIAYVGTAADAPAARRTIDATGRLVTPGIIDSHNHLLLGFDADAVSLEGAHDLAEVRRRISEFAGRRPELDWVCAENAVYSIVEGRRPNAADLEGVTDRPVFVTTYDQHSVWLNRAALRVLGIADGADVPWGRPERDTRTGEPTGWVTDFYTSAMTGPGLAALQRDIPMYSPERRYRKLCASMHMATSLGITTVVEPQVPLAELGLFARASAEGRLSSRVIAALFHPVGADAAFRAQLREAVDSAPADDRLRLGPVKLYADDVIEPHTALMLEDYANRPGVRGRPSYPDRELVGVIGELDRLGFQTHTHATGDGGIRLALDAIEQAARSNGTHDRRHGIVHVECLHPDDLPRFRELGVTAAMQPRHCSPDLVAGTWMENVGEERWDRAWRFRSLLESGATVAFSSDWQVGEMDPLVGLYSAATRAGLDGADAWTIAERVGIDRSLEAYTVHGARAWHLEHSLGRIAPGMLADLAVWSGDLTVHDDDPAALLAEHAELTIVGGETVYSAGALAEAIGPADLDPVGVVGGAASTHVHEH, from the coding sequence GTGACGATCGACCTGCTCATCACCGGGGCGCGCGTGCGCACCTTCGATCGGTCGCAGCCCTGGGCCGACGCCGTCGGAGTCGAGGGCGATCGCATCGCCTACGTCGGCACCGCGGCGGATGCCCCGGCGGCACGCCGAACGATCGACGCGACGGGTCGCCTCGTGACTCCCGGCATCATCGACAGCCACAATCACCTCCTGCTCGGCTTCGACGCCGACGCGGTCTCGCTCGAAGGAGCTCACGATCTCGCCGAGGTGCGCCGCCGCATCTCCGAGTTCGCGGGGCGTCGCCCCGAGCTCGACTGGGTCTGCGCCGAGAACGCGGTGTACTCGATCGTCGAGGGTCGGCGGCCGAATGCGGCCGACCTCGAGGGAGTGACCGACCGGCCGGTCTTCGTCACGACGTACGACCAGCACTCCGTCTGGCTGAACCGCGCCGCGCTGCGCGTGCTCGGCATCGCCGACGGGGCGGACGTCCCGTGGGGGCGGCCGGAACGCGACACCCGCACCGGCGAGCCGACCGGCTGGGTGACGGACTTCTACACGAGCGCGATGACCGGGCCGGGGCTCGCGGCGCTGCAGCGGGACATCCCGATGTACTCGCCCGAACGCCGCTACCGCAAGCTCTGCGCGAGCATGCACATGGCCACGTCGCTCGGCATCACGACCGTCGTCGAACCGCAGGTGCCGCTCGCCGAGCTCGGTCTCTTCGCCCGTGCGAGCGCCGAGGGCCGACTGAGTTCGCGCGTCATCGCGGCGCTCTTCCACCCGGTCGGGGCGGATGCCGCGTTCCGCGCGCAGCTGCGTGAGGCCGTCGACTCCGCGCCCGCCGACGACCGGCTGCGGCTCGGACCGGTCAAGCTCTACGCCGACGACGTGATCGAGCCGCACACGGCCCTGATGCTCGAGGACTACGCGAACCGGCCCGGGGTGCGCGGGCGGCCGAGCTACCCCGATCGAGAGCTGGTGGGCGTGATCGGCGAACTCGACCGGCTCGGCTTCCAGACGCACACGCACGCAACGGGCGACGGCGGCATCCGGCTCGCCCTCGACGCGATCGAGCAGGCGGCGCGCAGCAACGGCACCCACGACCGGCGCCACGGCATCGTGCACGTCGAATGCCTGCACCCCGACGATCTGCCGCGCTTCCGCGAGCTGGGCGTGACGGCGGCGATGCAACCGCGGCACTGCTCGCCCGACCTGGTTGCGGGCACCTGGATGGAGAACGTCGGCGAAGAGCGGTGGGATCGCGCCTGGCGGTTCCGGAGCCTGCTCGAATCGGGCGCGACCGTCGCCTTCTCGAGCGACTGGCAGGTGGGCGAGATGGATCCCCTCGTGGGGCTCTACTCTGCGGCCACGCGGGCCGGACTCGACGGTGCCGACGCCTGGACGATCGCCGAGCGCGTCGGCATCGATCGATCGCTCGAGGCGTACACCGTTCACGGGGCCCGGGCGTGGCACCTCGAGCACTCGCTCGGCCGAATCGCACCGGGCATGCTCGCCGACCTCGCGGTGTGGTCGGGTGACCTGACGGTGCACGACGACGACCCGGCCGCGCTGCTCGCCGAGCACGCCGAGCTCACGATCGTCGGTGGAGAGACGGTGTACTCCGCAGGCGCACTCGCGGAGGCGATCGGGCCGGCCGACCTCGACCCGGTCGGGGTCGTCGGCGGCGCCGCGAGCACGCACGTGCACGAGCACTGA
- a CDS encoding glycoside hydrolase family 1 protein — protein MNHASFRRNWPADFIWGSATAAAQIEGAAHEGGKEDSIWDAFARVPGAIAGGDTPDRAVDHYHRMPEDVALMRSLGLDSYRFSTSWARVVPGGRSVNQEGLDFYSRLVDELLGAGILPWLTLYHWDLPQALQERGGWANRDTAFRFAEYAEAVYESLGDRVTHWTTFNEPLCSSLIGYVGGEHAPGLNDPEAGLAAVHHQHLAHGLAVERLRGLADAAGRDIRLGITLNLTNAVPNDPADPVDLEAARRIDALWNRMYLEPLLLGAYPSDLLADVREFGLDARVLPGDLQQISQPIDFLGVNHYHDDNVSGHPLPAGTAPSLRPTDRPGRSPFPGSEHVSMPSRGLPRTAMDWEVNPAGLTRLLVRLGAEYPNLPPLYVTENGAAYDDDVSDDGAVHDAERTRYVLDHVDAIAEAIEQGADVRGYFVWSLLDNFEWAWGYEKRFGIVRVDYDTFERTPKDSAHAFAALIVRAKRQLAATTIVG, from the coding sequence GTGAATCACGCGTCGTTCCGACGGAACTGGCCGGCCGACTTCATCTGGGGCTCGGCGACCGCCGCGGCGCAGATCGAGGGCGCCGCGCACGAGGGCGGCAAGGAGGATTCCATCTGGGACGCGTTCGCCCGCGTGCCCGGCGCGATCGCCGGCGGCGACACCCCCGACCGGGCGGTCGACCACTACCACCGCATGCCCGAGGACGTCGCGCTGATGCGCTCGCTCGGCCTCGACTCCTACCGGTTCTCGACGAGCTGGGCGCGCGTCGTGCCCGGTGGCCGCAGCGTCAATCAGGAGGGCCTCGACTTCTACTCGCGGCTCGTCGACGAACTGCTCGGTGCGGGCATCCTGCCCTGGCTCACGCTGTACCACTGGGATCTCCCCCAGGCTCTGCAGGAGCGGGGCGGCTGGGCGAACCGCGACACCGCATTCCGCTTCGCGGAGTACGCCGAGGCCGTGTACGAGTCGCTCGGCGACCGCGTGACGCACTGGACGACGTTCAACGAACCGCTCTGCTCGTCGCTCATCGGCTACGTCGGCGGCGAGCACGCGCCCGGCCTGAACGACCCAGAGGCGGGTCTGGCCGCCGTGCACCACCAGCACCTCGCGCACGGTCTCGCCGTCGAGCGGCTCAGGGGCCTCGCGGATGCCGCGGGGCGCGACATCCGTCTCGGCATCACGCTGAACCTCACGAACGCGGTGCCGAACGATCCGGCCGACCCCGTCGATCTCGAGGCCGCCCGGCGCATCGACGCCCTCTGGAACCGGATGTACCTCGAGCCCCTGCTGCTCGGCGCGTACCCGAGCGACCTGCTCGCCGACGTGCGCGAGTTCGGGCTCGACGCGCGCGTGCTCCCCGGCGACCTGCAGCAGATCTCGCAGCCGATCGACTTCCTCGGCGTGAACCACTATCACGACGACAACGTCTCCGGGCATCCGCTGCCCGCGGGCACCGCGCCGTCGCTGCGACCGACCGACCGGCCCGGCCGTTCGCCGTTCCCGGGCAGCGAGCACGTCTCGATGCCGTCTCGCGGCCTGCCGCGCACGGCGATGGACTGGGAGGTCAACCCCGCCGGCCTCACCCGACTGCTCGTGCGGCTGGGAGCTGAGTACCCGAATCTGCCACCCCTGTACGTGACGGAGAACGGCGCCGCCTACGACGACGACGTCTCCGACGACGGTGCCGTGCACGACGCGGAGCGCACCCGGTACGTGCTCGACCACGTCGACGCCATCGCCGAGGCGATCGAGCAGGGCGCCGACGTGCGCGGCTACTTCGTCTGGTCGCTGCTCGACAACTTCGAGTGGGCCTGGGGCTACGAGAAGCGGTTCGGCATCGTGCGGGTCGACTACGACACGTTCGAGCGCACGCCGAAGGACAGCGCGCACGCATTCGCGGCACTGATCGTGCGGGCGAAGAGGCAGCTCGCCGCGACCACTATCGTGGGGTGA
- a CDS encoding histidine phosphatase family protein, with protein MTTFYLARHGETTWHADHRYAGNSDVPLTRHGLGQAAALGAWAVDAQLDAIVASPLSRARRSAAPSVETTGLALRIDDRLVEIDFGDGEGLTPTELAERFPEEWAAFCRAPASNPFPGGERGRDGIARALPVFDELVEEFPDGRVLIVAHATLIRLLFCDLAGMDPDGYRDLLPVLGNCNITTIVYPWATESQVTSHPRIRLLGFDVPPGRAAI; from the coding sequence ATGACGACGTTCTACCTGGCACGCCACGGCGAGACGACCTGGCACGCCGACCACCGGTACGCGGGAAATTCGGATGTCCCGCTGACGCGCCACGGTCTCGGTCAGGCCGCCGCACTCGGCGCCTGGGCCGTCGACGCGCAGCTCGACGCGATCGTCGCCTCGCCGCTCAGCCGTGCGCGGCGTTCGGCCGCGCCATCCGTCGAGACGACCGGCCTCGCGCTGCGCATCGACGACCGCCTCGTGGAGATCGACTTCGGCGACGGCGAGGGGCTCACCCCGACCGAGCTCGCCGAGCGGTTCCCCGAGGAGTGGGCGGCGTTCTGCCGTGCCCCGGCGTCGAACCCGTTCCCGGGCGGCGAGCGCGGCCGCGACGGCATCGCCCGCGCCCTGCCGGTCTTCGACGAGCTCGTCGAGGAGTTCCCCGACGGGCGCGTGCTCATCGTGGCGCACGCGACGCTCATCAGGCTGCTCTTCTGCGACCTCGCCGGCATGGACCCCGACGGCTACCGCGACCTGCTGCCGGTGCTCGGCAATTGCAACATCACCACGATCGTCTACCCGTGGGCGACGGAGTCGCAGGTCACGAGCCATCCGCGCATCCGGCTGCTCGGCTTCGACGTGCCGCCGGGCCGCGCCGCGATCTGA
- a CDS encoding alpha/beta hydrolase, with protein MATFTDEHGVRIHYESWRVPDATAVIQLAHGVGEHIGRYTELIEALNAAGYSVWADDHRGHGQTGFEQHGGDLTRMGRLGPGGLRATVDAVEQFSRVIREAEGPELPLVLLGHSWGSLMSQIIVNRSAEKYDGAVLTGTAYRTLFDMNGGDLNARHKHLGPTPVEWLSRDPDVAPAFMADPYTTEVPLRKLFGTVDSLRLLGRPARHLPAELPLLIMVGSDDTLGGELSAVKLANAYVHRSGLVDVELIVYEGARHEIFNETNRAEVRADLIGWLDERFATD; from the coding sequence ATGGCGACCTTCACCGATGAGCACGGGGTCCGGATCCACTACGAGTCGTGGCGGGTGCCCGACGCGACCGCGGTGATCCAGCTCGCGCACGGCGTCGGCGAGCACATCGGCAGGTACACCGAGCTCATCGAGGCGCTGAACGCGGCCGGCTACTCGGTCTGGGCAGACGATCATCGCGGTCACGGGCAGACCGGGTTCGAACAGCACGGCGGCGACCTGACGCGCATGGGCCGCCTCGGCCCCGGCGGGCTCCGGGCTACGGTCGACGCGGTCGAGCAGTTCAGCCGCGTCATCCGCGAAGCTGAAGGGCCCGAGCTGCCGCTCGTGCTGCTCGGGCACTCGTGGGGCTCGCTCATGTCGCAGATCATCGTGAACCGCAGCGCCGAGAAGTACGACGGCGCTGTGCTCACCGGCACGGCCTATCGCACGCTGTTCGACATGAACGGCGGCGACCTGAACGCCCGGCACAAGCACCTCGGCCCCACGCCGGTCGAGTGGCTGAGCCGCGACCCCGACGTCGCACCCGCGTTCATGGCCGACCCCTACACGACCGAGGTTCCGCTGCGGAAGCTCTTCGGCACGGTCGACTCACTGCGCCTGCTCGGCCGTCCCGCCCGGCACCTGCCCGCCGAGCTGCCGCTGCTCATCATGGTCGGCTCCGATGACACGCTCGGCGGCGAACTGAGCGCGGTGAAGCTCGCGAACGCCTACGTGCACCGCTCGGGACTCGTCGATGTCGAGCTCATCGTCTACGAGGGCGCGCGGCACGAGATCTTCAACGAGACGAACCGCGCCGAGGTGCGTGCCGACCTCATCGGCTGGCTCGACGAGCGCTTCGCGACCGACTGA
- a CDS encoding carbohydrate ABC transporter permease, with translation MGTAGIGSRPGFLTYGLLAAFIIGGAYPLWWSVVVGSGTNATRGETLPLVPGGNFFANAAKVLDAIPFWLALGNSIVISAIITLSVVTFSTLAGYAFAKLRFRGRDGLMVFVIATMAIPTQLGIIPLFMVMRELGWTGTIGAVIVPTLVTAFGVFFMRQYLVDVIPDELIEAARVDGANQIRTFLNVALPAARPAMAILGLFTFMMAWTDYLWPLIVLSPANPTLQTALSQLQSGYYVDYSVVLTGAVLATIPLLVLFVIAGKQLISGIMQGAVKG, from the coding sequence ATGGGCACCGCCGGAATCGGCAGCCGACCGGGCTTCCTCACCTACGGCCTGCTCGCCGCGTTCATCATCGGCGGCGCCTACCCGCTCTGGTGGTCGGTCGTCGTCGGCAGCGGCACGAACGCCACCCGCGGCGAGACGCTCCCGCTCGTTCCGGGCGGCAACTTCTTCGCCAACGCGGCCAAGGTGCTCGACGCGATCCCGTTCTGGCTCGCCCTCGGCAACTCGATCGTCATCTCGGCGATCATCACGCTCTCGGTCGTGACCTTCTCGACGCTCGCCGGCTACGCGTTCGCGAAGCTCCGCTTCCGCGGCCGCGACGGGCTGATGGTCTTCGTCATCGCGACCATGGCGATCCCCACGCAGCTCGGCATCATCCCGCTCTTCATGGTGATGCGCGAGCTCGGCTGGACCGGCACCATCGGCGCCGTCATCGTGCCGACCCTCGTGACGGCGTTCGGCGTGTTCTTCATGCGCCAGTACCTCGTCGACGTCATCCCCGACGAGCTCATCGAGGCCGCACGCGTCGACGGCGCGAACCAGATCCGCACCTTCCTGAACGTGGCCCTGCCCGCGGCCCGCCCAGCGATGGCGATCCTCGGACTCTTCACCTTCATGATGGCGTGGACCGACTACCTGTGGCCGCTCATCGTGCTGAGTCCCGCGAACCCCACCCTGCAGACGGCACTCAGCCAGTTGCAGTCGGGGTACTACGTCGACTACTCGGTCGTGCTCACCGGGGCGGTGCTCGCCACCATCCCGCTGCTCGTGCTGTTCGTCATCGCGGGCAAGCAACTCATCTCGGGAATCATGCAAGGAGCTGTGAAGGGTTGA